GAATACGGATATACATAATAATATACGCAATTGTGAAGCGAATTTTAAAATTCCGTAACTTGAGTAAATATCAGTAGTTACGATCAGCCGAGAGCCCGCTGTAACCCCCAAGTAACATGACCTCGATTTCCTGGCCGGCCGGCATGAATTCCTGATCTTCGTGACTTACGGCCAACCCGTCGGCGATGGACATGGATCTCAGAATGCCGGAGCCCTGCGCACCGGTACGCGATGCGAAGTATTGATCTCCCCGCTTCTGGAGGGTCACGCGAATGAACTGTTTGCGTCCGAGCGATTTCGTCAAGTCTTCCAGGAGGCGGGCCTTGATCGTGGGGCGGTAGATGCGGGTGTATCCCTGCATCTTGAGCAGGGCGGGACGCATGAAGAGCTCGAAGGTAACCATGGAGGCTACCGGGTTGCCGGGCAGGCCGAAAACGATGGTGTCGTCAATTGAACCGAAGGCGAGGGGGCGACCTGGCGTCATGGACACCTTCCAGAAGGCCATGGAGGTGCCGACGGCCTCGAGGGCGGCCTTGACGTAGTCGTATTCTCCCACCGAGACCCCGCCCGAGGTGATGACCGCGTCCGCAAGGAGTCCGTCGCGCAGCGCCTCTTCGAGCGCTTCCTGGGTATCGGGAATGATGCCCAGCCGCAGGGGTATGCCGCCGGCGTCCGCCACCAGTGCGGAAAGGGCGTATCCGTTGCTGTCCACGATCTTGCCGTCCTCGAGGGGTTCGTCCACGTCGACGATCTCGTC
The nucleotide sequence above comes from Gemmatimonadota bacterium. Encoded proteins:
- a CDS encoding molybdopterin molybdotransferase MoeA gives rise to the protein MRPASARPDRVYCEEHAMISVIEARDAILDRIRPIGVERVDIASARGRVLAEDVHATRNQPPWDNSAMDGYAVRSADTVPSSPDSPAELEIVEDLPAGYVAKRSVGPGQAIHIMTGAPVPEGADTIVRAERSLRIDARRVSILQAVEPGTDLRRAGEDIREGDLIIPSGMLIRPAEVGLLASTNRSHVTVYRRPRVAVLSTGDEIVDVDEPLEDGKIVDSNGYALSALVADAGGIPLRLGIIPDTQEALEEALRDGLLADAVITSGGVSVGEYDYVKAALEAVGTSMAFWKVSMTPGRPLAFGSIDDTIVFGLPGNPVASMVTFELFMRPALLKMQGYTRIYRPTIKARLLEDLTKSLGRKQFIRVTLQKRGDQYFASRTGAQGSGILRSMSIADGLAVSHEDQEFMPAGQEIEVMLLGGYSGLSADRNY